GCCCTGCCCTTCCTGTCGTACGCGCACGCCTTCTTCGTGCTGGCGTTCCTCGCGGACGTGGTCGTCATGGCGCTGCTGGTGTATCCGGGCCGGCGCCCGGACCGGTCGCTGCGCGGGGCCTGGGTGTGGGTGGCGGGCGTGCCGCTGCTCGGCCCGACGGTGTACGCCCGCTATGACGTGATGGTGACCGCGGTGGCCGTGGCGGCGCTGGTCGCCGGGGTCCGGCATCCGCGGGTGATGGGCGCGCTGACCGCGCTGGGGGCGTTGCTGAAGGTGTGGCCGGCGCTGCTGCTGGTGGGCTGCTTCCGGCGGCGGGCATGGGCGTCGGCGGCGGTGACGGCGTCCGGGATCGCGGCGCTGTTCGCGGTGTCCATGCCGGGCGCCTTCGCCTTCCTGACCTTCCAGCGGGACCGGGGTACCGAGGTGGAGTCGCTGGGCGCCCTGGTCTTCCATGTGGCCCGGCACTTCGGCTGGCAGGGTCAGGTGCTGCTGAACTACGGGTCGGTCGAGTTCCTGGGCCCGCATGTGAACCTGGTCAGTACGGCGGCGCTGGCGCTGACCGGGGCCGCGTTCGGCTGGCTGCTGCTGTGGCGGCTGCGCGCGGCCCGCAGGGCGCCGCACACGCTCCCGGAGGCGGCCTTCACCGCCGTCCTGATGTTCACGGTCACCAGCAGGGTGATCAGCCCGCAGTACCTGGTGTGGCTGGTCGGACTGGCCGCGGTCTGTGTGTCGTACCGGGCGAGCCGGATGGGAGCGCCCGCGCTGATGGTGGTGGCCGCGTCCTTCGCGACGGTCCTGGAGTTCCCGTTCGGCTTCGCGCATGTGGTGGTGAGCGACCGGTACGGCGTCCTGCTGCTGGCGGTGCGCAACGGCCTGCTGGTCGCGGCCTCGCTGACGGCGGCCCGCCGGCTGTGGCGCTCGACCGTGCCCCCGGTCCCCACCGCGCCGCTGCCGCCCCAGCCGTCCCGGCGGCGCAAGGCCCCGGTCTCCCCCTGACCTTCCCCTGAACCTCCCCCGGGGCGTTCAGGCGAGCTGCGTCCTGACGTACTCCCGCCAGCGCTCGGTGAACGCCCCCGTCGTGGTGCCGAGGACCTTCCTCAGCGCGTCCTCGACCGCGCCCGCCCGCTGCTCATGGGCGCCGACGGCCCGGTAGAAGGCGTCGAGCCGGGCCGCGCCCCAGTGGTCGGCGATCATCCGGCAGGCCAGCCAGCCGCGCTCGTAGGCCTGGGCCAGCTCGGTGGGGTCGCTGGTGAAGCCGAAGTCCTTGTCGGTGGGGAGCGCGGCCGGGGCGTGGCCGTCCCGGACGGCGCGGGTCAGCTCCGGCGCGGCCTCGGTGGGGGTGCGGCCGGTGTCGAGGTAGCCGATCCAGTCCGCGTAGCCCTCGGAGAGCCACAGCGGGGTCGCGGCGGTGGTGTCCGCGCGGGTGGCCACATGGGTGGTCTCGTGGGTGAGCACCACCTGCTTGCCCAGGTCGCCGAGGACGGCGTACGCCTCCGGGTTGACGACCACCCGGTCCGCGGGCGCCTGGCCGGACCCGCCCGCCTCGCCGGTGGTGACGGCGGCGATGCCGCGGTAGTTCGCGGCGGGCGAGCCGAGCAGTTCCGCCATGTCCGCCAGGGAGCGCGGGACGAGGACGACGACATGGCGGCTCCAGCGGGTCCCCCAGGCCCGGGAGACGGCGGGTACGGCATGGTCGGCCAGCGTGGCGTACCGGCGCAGCTCGGCGGCGGTCCGGCCGGTGCCCAGCACCAGGCTGTGGGCGCCCTCGACCGCGGTCACCGGGCCCTGGTCCCACAGCTGCTGCCCGGCCTGCTCGGCGGGCTTGTCGGAGCTCACGTACCACCCCCCGTCGGCGGTGCGGCCGAGGGTGAGGGTGCGGCGGGCGTCGACCGGGGCCCTGTCGTACCCGGCGACGCGATAGCTCAGGTCGGCATCGGCGGTGGCGCCGGAGGGGCTGGTGCGTACGTCGGTGACCCGGTAGGTCCAGGAGGCCAGCGGGAGGGCGCGCAGCCAGGTGTACTCGGTGCGGCTGCCCGTCGCCCCGTACGCCGTCTCGTCGTGGTCCATGAGGGCGGCGGAGCGACGGTCGAGCAGCTGCTGCACCTCGGTGCGGGCGGAGTCGGCCTGCGTGCCGCCGCACCCGGCCAGGGGCAGCAGCAGCCCGAGCCCCACGGCCCCCACGCTCCACGCCCGTCTGCGACCAGCCACTTCCCGATCCACCCGTGTGACAATTCCCGCCTGCCCCGCCCCTCGGGCGGACGACGGGCATTGTCACACAGGCCCTGACGGCGAGCGGGGCGATCAGGGCCGGGTGACCGACGAGACCGGCATCATCCCGACCGGGTCGTAGCGCACCGCCGCTCCCGGATAGGGCGCGTGGATGACCTGGCCGTTGCCCACGTACATCCCCACATGGCTGGCGTCGGAGCGGTAGACCACCAGGTCGCCCGGACGGGCCTCGGAGAGCGGGATCTGCCGGCCGGCGAAGCGCTGCTCCTGCGAGGTGCGCGGCAGCTCCATCCCGGCGTGTGCGTACGACCACTGCATCAGGCCCGAGCAGTCGAAGCCGGCGGGGCCGCTGGCGCCCCACACGTACGGGCGGCCGAGGGCGGAGCGGGCGGCGGCCACCGCGGCCGCGGCGCGGGCGTCGGGAGCCTCGGAGCCGAAGACACCGCTCAGGTCGGGCAGGTCGAGGCGGCCGGAGC
The genomic region above belongs to Streptomyces sp. CG1 and contains:
- a CDS encoding glycosyltransferase 87 family protein; amino-acid sequence: METKGAGRSLAWLLATWAVTRAVLLLFVFGVYAFSDLDVTSDVSVIYRGWYEVLRQGTFPLDDVTWQYPPAAALAVLSPAALPFLSYAHAFFVLAFLADVVVMALLVYPGRRPDRSLRGAWVWVAGVPLLGPTVYARYDVMVTAVAVAALVAGVRHPRVMGALTALGALLKVWPALLLVGCFRRRAWASAAVTASGIAALFAVSMPGAFAFLTFQRDRGTEVESLGALVFHVARHFGWQGQVLLNYGSVEFLGPHVNLVSTAALALTGAAFGWLLLWRLRAARRAPHTLPEAAFTAVLMFTVTSRVISPQYLVWLVGLAAVCVSYRASRMGAPALMVVAASFATVLEFPFGFAHVVVSDRYGVLLLAVRNGLLVAASLTAARRLWRSTVPPVPTAPLPPQPSRRRKAPVSP